CGGTCTTGGTGACCACGGTGCTGGCGACCACGACGACCGGGGACGTCGGGGCGGTATCGGCGGGGCGGGCCGGGTGGCCGTCGGTCTGCTTGGCGCGGGGCGGGGCTACGCCGAGGGCGTCGCTGCCGCCGGTGCCGCCGGTCTCCGCGGTCGCGACGGGTCGCGCCTTGGGGGTGCCCAGGGCCCAGCCCACCACGACGGCGAAGGGGAGACCGATCGCTATTACCCCGATAAAGACGGATTTAGGAGACAGGAACACGCCGGGAACACCGCTTCGCGGCGCAAAAAGTTACGGCTTTCGGACATAAAGGCACATCTTGCGTACGCCCGGAGCACGCGCCCGTCAGTCGTTCAGAAACGTGGAGATCCGATCGCGGAGATCGTTCCGATGGGTCCAGAGGACGGCGGGGCGATCGTAGATCTCCAGCTCCGCGCCGAGCAGGTCGGCGAGCCGCTCCGCCCAGGACGCCGGGTGGATCTCGTCGCCCAGGCAGCCGAGCACCAGCGCCCGCCCGCGGAACCCCTTGAGCAGCGACTCGTCCGGAACCGCCGGCGCCGACCAGAGCGACCCCAGCTCGGCGGCCAGGCCGTCGCGCTGCAACTGGTCCACCCGCTGGCGCAGATAGCTCCACCCGGCCGGAGTGTTGCGCACCGCGGCGGGCAGCTCGGCCTCGACCGCGTCGGCGATCATCGCGGCCTCGCCGGACTCGACCGAGGCGAGCAGCCGGTCCAGGCGCCGGGTCGCGGCCTCCGACCGGTGGCCGTCCAGCGGGGCGGGCAGGTAGAGCACCACCCGCTCGAAACGGTCCGGGGTGTCGGTGAGCAGCCGGCACAGCGCGGCGGCGCCCATGCTGACCCCGAGCGCCCGGGTGGCGCCGGCCAGGTCGGCCACGCCGCGCAGGTCGCTCGCCAGATCGCCGAAGTCCCACGGCCCGGCCGGCGCGTCGGAGCGCCCGTGGCCACGGAACTGGAAGAAGACCCGGCGGCCGGCCACCGCGCTGCCCAGCGGACGGGTGCCGGTGATGTCGCCGGCGAGACCGTGCGCGAAGACGGTCATCGGATCACCGGCGCCGGTGATCAGCTGCTCCACGCGTACGCCGGAAGGGAGAGTGACCAACTCGGTCGCCGGGCCCGGCAGCGTCGGGCGACCGGACCGCGGCCCGGTCCGATCGACGCGCTGCAGGCGCGGCCCGCCGTCCGGCGGAGGCGGCCCGAAGCGCCCCCTCACCAAAAGCCCTTGCCGTCCGCGATGTCCTTGAGCCCGGGCCGGACGTCGAGCAGGTAGATCAGCGCGGCCGCGATGCCGATCAACCCGAAGATGCCGAGGGCGGACTTGCCCCAGTAGGTGAGTAGCAGGCAGATCCCGATGATCGCGGCCCAGGCGCCCTTGGGCAGGGTGCCGAGCGCCTGGAAGCCCGCGCCACGCTGGGTCAGGCAGTGCACGAACGCGACCGTCTCCAGGATCAGGGCGACCAGCAGGATCGCGAACTGGATGTAGACCTGGACGGTGAAGGCGAAGATCGGCGCGGAGAGAGCCATGCCGGGAAGTCTATGCCGCGGGCCCCGGCAGATGCCGGGGCCCGCGGATCATGTCAGACGCTTTTGTCACTCAGCCGGCTTCGCGGGCGGCGGGGTGGCCTTGGCCCGCTTGCGCGGCTTCGGCGTCGCGGCGGCCTCGACGGCCTTGGCCTCCTCGACCGTGGCCTCGACGGCCTTCGGCGCCTCGGTGGCCTCGATGTCCGCGTTCACCACCTCGGCGGACTCGACGATGCCGGTGCCGACGACCTTCTCACCGCGGGCGACCAGGGCGACGTAGGCCGACACGGCCCGCTCCTGAGCGATCTGGGCGAACGCCGTCGCGGCGGTCTGCGCGTTGCTGCGGATCGCGGCGAAGTCCGCGGTGGCAGCCTTCTGCTGGAGGGTGCTGGCCTGCTCGGCCGCCTTCTTCTGCAGCTCGCCGGCCTGCACGTTGGCGGTGCGCAGCGAGGCGACCGCGCGGTCGCTCAGCTCGGTGAGGACGGCCGGCAGCTTGCGCAGCTGCTGGTACGCCAAGTCACCGGCGCCGGCGGCGGCGTAGAGCGGGGCGGGAATCTTGGTCTTGGTCTGCTCGGTCATTTCGTCTCCTCGGCGATCGGGGTGTCCGACGGGGCGGGCGCGTTCCGAGCGTTCTCATTGCGGAACGTCTCGTAGATCTGCGACAGGGACTGCTTCTGCGCGATCGTGAGCTCCGGGTCGACCGCGATGGCCGCCAGCACGCCCTGCTGGCCCTCACCATCGAGCAGTCCGGCCCGCAAATACATCGCGGGCGTCGACACACGCAAGGCGCTGGCGATCTGCTGGAGCACCTCGGCACTCGGCTTGCGGAGGCCACGCTCGATCTGGCTGAGGTAGGGGTTGCTCACCCCGGCCTTGTCGGCGAGCTGCCGCAGCGAGATCTTGGCGGTCTGCCTCAGGTCGCGGATGAAGGTCCCGATGTCCTGGGGCAGGTCCTTGTTGGCCATGACTCGAAGTTAGCGCGCGGTGCTAGCTCCTGCAAGCAAAACGCTTGCAAGAGCTAGCGTGAAGCGCGTCACCCGTAGGGGTAGATCACCAGACGGACCGGACCTCACCCACGGGAAGTCCCCCGCCCAGCACCGTCTCCTCGAGCGCCGGGGGTGTCACGCCCAGCCGGCGCAACGCCTCCAGCAGCACCGGAACCCGCGCTCGCGCCGCGCCGTCGGAGATCTTCACCGCGATCCCCGCGACCCCCGGCACGGCCGCCGCCACCACGCCGTCCGCGCCGCGCTTCACCAGCAGCCCGGGCACCGCCCGCATCAGGATGGTGTCCGCCGACTCGGTGCCGGCGACCAGCTCCGGGCGCTCCCGCATGGCGTCCGCCACCCGCCGCTCCGGCGTGCCCGGCTCGGCGTCGACGAGTCGCAGGAACGCGCGGGCCAGCCCGGCCGGCGAGACCGCCAGCACCGGCGCGCCGCAGCCGTCCACCCCGGCCGCGGCGATCGGCTCACCGGCGAGCTCGCTGACCGCGTCGGCGAGCGCCACCTGCAACGGGTGCTTCGGGTCCAGGTACGACTCCAGGTCCCACCCGTTCGCCACACAGGTGGCCAGCATCCCGGCGTGCTTGCCGGAGCAGTTCATCAGGATCGGCTCCGCACGGCCGCCGGCCCGCAGGTGCGCCTCCCGGGCCGCGTCGCCGAGCGGCAGGTCGGCCGGGCAGCGCAGCGCCTCCGGGCCGAGCCCCGCCGCGGCCAGCACGGCGGCGACCCGTTCCCCGTGAAACGGCTCGCCGTCGTGGCTGGCGCTGATCAGGGCGAGGTCGGCCGCCTCGCGCGGGACCAGGCCGCTGCGCAGCATGCCGACCGTCTGGAGCGGCTTGTTCGAGGAGCGGGGGAAGAACGGGCTGTCCACGTCACCGACGCCGGGGCGGTCGGTGAACGCGACGATGCCGTGGTGCACGCTCTCGACGAAGCCGGAGCGGACCACCTCCGCGACAACGGTCATGCCGTCGCCTCCGCTGCGCTCCGGCGCCGGAATGACTCGCTCGCAAGCTCGCTCATCGGGCCGGCACCCCGAGCAGCTCACGGGCCTGGGCCGGGGTCAGCGGCGGCCGCTGGGCGAGCTGGGCGAAGCCGACGGCGCGTGCCACCAGCTGCATGTTCGAATCGACGGGCCGGCCCTTGGCGTACGTGATGGTGTCCTCCATGCCGACCCGCAGGTGCCCGCCGGCCGACAGCGACGCCAGCATCACCGGGATGGTGCTGCGCCCGATCCCGGTCGCCGAGAACGTGGTGCCCGCCGGCAGGTCCCGGATCGCCTGCTCGCACGCGACCAGCGCGGCCGCGGTCCCGGGCATCCCGCCCGGCACGCCCATCACCAGGTCGACGTGCACGTGGCCGCCGGCTGGCAGCCCGTACTTGCCGAGCAGCCGTTGCAGGGTGGTGAGCTGGCCCAGGTCGAAGATCTCGTACTCCGGCACGATGCCGCGCTCCTGCATGCGGGTGTGCAGGTCGACGATGAACTCCCAGCGGTTCAGGAACACGTCGTCACCGAAGTTGACGGTGCCCATCGTGCAGGAGGCCATCTCCGGCGCGGCGTCCAGCACGGCCAGCCGATCGGCCTCCGGGTCGGTCACCGCGCCGCCCGAGGAGAGCTGCACGATCAGCCCGGTCGACTCGCGCAGCGCGGCCACGGTCGCCCGCAGCCGGCCCTGATCGAGGGTCGGCCGGGCATCCGCGTCCCGGATGTGCACATGGATGATCGAGGCGCCCAGCGCCTCACACTCTTTCGCGGTCGCGACCAGCTCGTCCAGGGTCACTGGCAGAGCCGGAACGTCCGCCTTGCTGCTCTCCGCGCCGGTCGGGGCGACGGTGATCAAGGTCCCGGTCATGCGGCCATCCTGCCACGCCCACGGCCGCGACTCCCGGCACCGAAAAAAGCCCAGGTTCAGGCCTCGATCGCCGCCGCCGACTCCCCCACCGTCAGCCGCGCGTCGTCCGCCACGTTCCGCTTGAGCACCGCCGAGGCGACCATCCCCAACTCGTGGTGCCGCACCGCGGTCCCGACGAACCCGACCGCCCGCCCGTCCAGCTCGACCGGTGTCCCCTGCGCCGGCGGATGGTCGGTGGCGATCCCGTCCAGGTGCAGCAGCACCAGCCGGCGCGGCGGCCGTCCCAGGTGATGCACCCGGGCCACCGTCTCCTGCCCCCGGTAACACCCCTTGTCCAGGTGCACCGCGGCGGCCATGAACCCGGCCTCGGCGGGGATCGTCTTGTGATCGGTCTCGTGGCCCAGCCGTGGCACCCGGGCGGCCACCCGGATCGCCTCGTAGGCCCAGAGCCCCACCCGCGGCACCCCGAGCTTCTCGATCACCGAGGTCTTCGCGTGCCGGGGCACCAGCAGGTCCACACCGAGCGGGACGCGGCGCGCCAGGCCACCCTCGAACGGGCGGACGTCATACACCGCGGTGGCTCCGGGCGGGACGGACCCGGCGGCGAACTTCGGACCCGGCACCGCGCCGATCCGGGGCGCGGCGAGCTCCGGGAACATGTCGGCCGCGGCCGGCCCGACCAGCGACAACACCGCGATCTCGGAGGTCGCGTCGCGCGGCTCCACCCGGGTGAAGAACCGCATCATCTCCAGGTATTTCAACAACCCGGCGCCCGCGCCCGGCTCGGTGTCCAGCCACGCCGTCGTGCCGTCCTCGGTGACCAGCGCGTGGTGCTCCACGTGCCCGTGCGGGGAGAGGACGAGCAGCTCGCTGCCCTGATTCGCCGCGAGGCCGGCGAGGTGCTGGGTGGTCAGCGTGTGCAGCCAGCTCGCCCGCTCGTCGCCGGGAACGGCGAGCACATCCCGGTTCGACCGGTCGACCACACCGACCGCGGTCTCCAGGAGCCGCTGCTCCTTCATCGGGTCGCCGAAGTGCGCGGGCACGCCCGCGTCGGCCGAACTCGGGTCGAGGTCCTCGACCATGATCACCGTCACTCGGACTCCTTGCACTTGCCGCAGACCCCGAACAGGGAGACGTGCCCGACATCGACCCGGAAGCTGCGCTCGTCCCGCAACCGGTCGCAGACCGGCAGCAGCACCGCCGGATCCATCTCCTCGATCGACCCGCAGGACCGGCAGACCAGGTGGACATGCTGATCCTCGCCGGCCGGATGGTAGGTCGGCGAGCCGTGCGAGAGATGCGTGTGATTGACCAGGCCGAGCTCTTCCAGCAGCTCCAGCGTCCGGTACACGGTGGTGATGTTGACACCGGCGACCCGCTCGCGGACCGCGTTGTGCACCGTCTCGGGGGTCGCGTGGCCGAGCTCGTGCACCGCTTCCAGGATCAGCTGGCGCTGCGGGGTGAGCCGCAGGCCGCGCTCCCGGAGCATGGCGGCAAGCGAAGTGGCGGACACCCCACGAGCATAGTTCGCTAGTTTCACGTTGATGAACGAGCAGATCCTGGTGTCGCCGACCGACCTGATGGGCGACGGGGTGTTCGAGACGCTGCACCTGCGGCCGTCCGGGCCCTGGCTGTTCGACCAGCACCTCGACCGGCTGGCCCGCTCGGCCGAGCTGCTCGGCCTGCCGCCACCGCCG
Above is a genomic segment from Actinoplanes ianthinogenes containing:
- a CDS encoding alpha/beta fold hydrolase, coding for MRGRFGPPPPDGGPRLQRVDRTGPRSGRPTLPGPATELVTLPSGVRVEQLITGAGDPMTVFAHGLAGDITGTRPLGSAVAGRRVFFQFRGHGRSDAPAGPWDFGDLASDLRGVADLAGATRALGVSMGAAALCRLLTDTPDRFERVVLYLPAPLDGHRSEAATRRLDRLLASVESGEAAMIADAVEAELPAAVRNTPAGWSYLRQRVDQLQRDGLAAELGSLWSAPAVPDESLLKGFRGRALVLGCLGDEIHPASWAERLADLLGAELEIYDRPAVLWTHRNDLRDRISTFLND
- a CDS encoding DUF2516 family protein; translation: MALSAPIFAFTVQVYIQFAILLVALILETVAFVHCLTQRGAGFQALGTLPKGAWAAIIGICLLLTYWGKSALGIFGLIGIAAALIYLLDVRPGLKDIADGKGFW
- a CDS encoding asparaginase, with translation MTVVAEVVRSGFVESVHHGIVAFTDRPGVGDVDSPFFPRSSNKPLQTVGMLRSGLVPREAADLALISASHDGEPFHGERVAAVLAAAGLGPEALRCPADLPLGDAAREAHLRAGGRAEPILMNCSGKHAGMLATCVANGWDLESYLDPKHPLQVALADAVSELAGEPIAAAGVDGCGAPVLAVSPAGLARAFLRLVDAEPGTPERRVADAMRERPELVAGTESADTILMRAVPGLLVKRGADGVVAAAVPGVAGIAVKISDGAARARVPVLLEALRRLGVTPPALEETVLGGGLPVGEVRSVW
- a CDS encoding 3-keto-5-aminohexanoate cleavage protein, producing the protein MTGTLITVAPTGAESSKADVPALPVTLDELVATAKECEALGASIIHVHIRDADARPTLDQGRLRATVAALRESTGLIVQLSSGGAVTDPEADRLAVLDAAPEMASCTMGTVNFGDDVFLNRWEFIVDLHTRMQERGIVPEYEIFDLGQLTTLQRLLGKYGLPAGGHVHVDLVMGVPGGMPGTAAALVACEQAIRDLPAGTTFSATGIGRSTIPVMLASLSAGGHLRVGMEDTITYAKGRPVDSNMQLVARAVGFAQLAQRPPLTPAQARELLGVPAR
- a CDS encoding YgfZ/GcvT domain-containing protein gives rise to the protein MVEDLDPSSADAGVPAHFGDPMKEQRLLETAVGVVDRSNRDVLAVPGDERASWLHTLTTQHLAGLAANQGSELLVLSPHGHVEHHALVTEDGTTAWLDTEPGAGAGLLKYLEMMRFFTRVEPRDATSEIAVLSLVGPAAADMFPELAAPRIGAVPGPKFAAGSVPPGATAVYDVRPFEGGLARRVPLGVDLLVPRHAKTSVIEKLGVPRVGLWAYEAIRVAARVPRLGHETDHKTIPAEAGFMAAAVHLDKGCYRGQETVARVHHLGRPPRRLVLLHLDGIATDHPPAQGTPVELDGRAVGFVGTAVRHHELGMVASAVLKRNVADDARLTVGESAAAIEA
- a CDS encoding Fur family transcriptional regulator, with the translated sequence MSATSLAAMLRERGLRLTPQRQLILEAVHELGHATPETVHNAVRERVAGVNITTVYRTLELLEELGLVNHTHLSHGSPTYHPAGEDQHVHLVCRSCGSIEEMDPAVLLPVCDRLRDERSFRVDVGHVSLFGVCGKCKESE